TGTTCGACGGCGCAAAAATAAAAAATTTTTGAGGTGATACTATGGCCCGACGTGGTGGAATTACTATAGAAATAGAAAGAGCCCTGAAAGGTATGCATTACCCTGCAAAAAAACAGGACCTGGTAAATCAAGCTAAACAAAATAATGCAAACCAGGATGTTATTCAAACCATAGAAAACTTACCTTCAGATAATTTTAACTCTCCACTAGATGTTCAAAAAGCATTTGGACGGGGACGAAGGTAAATTTAAACTTTTATTTATTTCTTTACACTTATTTTTAAAAATTAGTCTTTCTGAATACAAAATTTAAGGATGAATTATTTTTGAAGATAAAATTTTCAATAAACCAAAAAGTTTATATACTATGTCTGCATTATTAGGTAATATATTACCTAAATATGTAATATGTTACCTATGGAGTTGAAGATAAAAATGAACAAAAAAATAATATATATAAATTCAATGGCCATCGCCCTTCTGGCACTGGTGGCAACATTATCCGGACTTTTCTGGAAAGGACTATATAAACACGACACAATATCCGGTGTAGCTCAAATGATGGGGCAGGATTTAGTTACATTGGTAATCTGCATTCCAATATTAATTGGAACACTTTATTTAATCTCTAAAGATTCATTCAGAGGACGATTGATTTGGATGGGGACGATCTTCTATTTCCTGTATTCATATGCATCAATGTCTTTTTTGACATCATATAATCAACTATTCCTTGTTTATGTGGCCATATTTTCTATATCATTATATACACTGCTTGGAGAACTATTGTCTCTTGATATTAAAAGTATCAAGAAAAGTTTCTCTCCAGGACCCGTTAATAAAATTACTGCAGTACTCCTTGTAATCATTGGATTAATGCTTGCTGCAATGTGGCTTAAAATGATTATAGATTCTTTATTAACCGGAATTGCACCTTCTGCACTTGAAAGCTACACAACACTCGTAATTCAAGCTTTAGATTTAGGAATAGTTGTTCCTGCTGCTGTAATTACAGGAATACTTCTATTTAAAGGGAAAGAATGGGGATGTGTACTTGCTTCCATATTTTTAATAAAAGTTTCACTACTAGGAACCGCAATACTTTCTATGATATATTTCATGGTTCAAAATGGTGTAAACATTGAATTAGGACAGGCTATGTTCTTCATAATTATCACTGCACTTGGAATTATAATTTCAGCAGCATTCTATAGTAAAATAAAAGGTTCTATAAATGGAAATAAATATATGGAAGTCAATAACGGTGATAAAGGAACAGTAAGCAGGTAAGATAATGAAAGATTCAGATGAAATAAAAGCTGAGTTCTATGCGGAAAGAGTAGGAATGGAAAAATATATACTTGTTGTTTTATTCTTAATACAGCAACGATGGGGCTATATAATCAATAAAGAACTTTCAGAAGATCGAATAACAACCAAACAATGGTTAATGATGATTGTTATATCTAATGCCTTTAATCACGCCCCATCAATGCAGGAAGTCGCAGATGCAATGAGTATAACCCATCAAAATGTCAAACAGCTTGCTGTACGGCTTGAAGATAGAGGTTTCCTAAAAATTGAGCGGGACCCCAGTAACAGACGTATATTGAGATTGAAGGTAACTGATGAATGTCATAAATACTGGGAAAAAAGGACACCTGAAGATATTAAATCAGTGAATGCACTCTTTAGAGGTCTGGAAGATAACGAATTAAAAACTCTGTTTGAAATTATGGGTAAACTTGAAAAGATATCTGCAAATCTATATCAGGAAGCTAAAAAAATGTAAAAAACTGAAATAAGATTATTTGGGATTAATAATTGAAATAATTAAGGAGAAATGAAAATGAAAGCATTAGTTGTTTATGGTACCAGATACGGTACAGCAACCGGGATTGCTGAAGAAATTAGTCGAGTTTTAGAAGATGAAGGACTTGAAGTGGATTTAAAGAATGCGAAAAAACTCAAAAAACATGATATAGCTCCTTATGAACTTGTAGTTGTTGGAAGCGGGATTAAAATGGGTAAATGGACTAAAGATTCACTTAAATTCCTGAAAGATAATAAGACAGGTTTAAAAGATAAAAAAGTGGCATTATTTGTCACCTGTGGGGCTGCAAATGATCCTGAAACCGTGGCTGAAGGGCAGGAGAAATATTTAGACGAAGTAGCAGAAAAATACCTCATTAATAAACCAGTGTCCACAGGACTCTATGGAAGCTATTATGATCCTGAAGCAAATCACGGTTTGTTATATAAATTAACATCAAAATGGATTAAAGACGAATTAAAAAAACAGGGCAAAGATATAGATAAACCCTATGATTACAGGAATTGGGATGAAATACGTGCATGGGCCCGTAAATTAGCTGAAGTAGCAAAAAAATGATTAATAGTTTAAAATAGGGGCAAATATAATGGAAATCAATAGATTATTAAAATTGACAGGTTTAGGGGCAATTATAGTCATACTTGCAATTTTTGGTGTAATGGGATTTGTTATGTACGATGTTATGAGTTATACTGCTACTGATTCCCAGAATCTTAGCCCCACAGTACCAGAGGTTGGAAAAGCACTTGTTGTTTATGATCCCGGTATCAGCGGACAGGGGAAAGATGCGGCAGAGGTAATCTCAAAGGATTTACAGGAAAAAGGATACTTTGTCACTTTAGCAGGGATTAGCAGTGAAAAAGCTAAAAATACGGCCGGATACAATATTATTGTTGTTGGAGGGCCAATCTATGCTGGAAATGCCAGTAAATCTGTTCAATCTTATTTGAGCACTCTTAAACCAGATAATGGTGCAAAGATTGCTGTATTTGCAGTAGGTGAAGATGCAGATGTACTAAATAATCCAGAAATGCTTAAAAAAGAAGTTGCAACACTTCCCAAAGGCAGTTCACTCCAGATAGTTGCTGTAACGAAATTCATCCAGAATGAA
This genomic stretch from Methanobacterium sp. harbors:
- a CDS encoding DUF2795 domain-containing protein, producing MARRGGITIEIERALKGMHYPAKKQDLVNQAKQNNANQDVIQTIENLPSDNFNSPLDVQKAFGRGRR
- a CDS encoding MarR family transcriptional regulator, which codes for MKDSDEIKAEFYAERVGMEKYILVVLFLIQQRWGYIINKELSEDRITTKQWLMMIVISNAFNHAPSMQEVADAMSITHQNVKQLAVRLEDRGFLKIERDPSNRRILRLKVTDECHKYWEKRTPEDIKSVNALFRGLEDNELKTLFEIMGKLEKISANLYQEAKKM
- a CDS encoding flavodoxin domain-containing protein encodes the protein MKALVVYGTRYGTATGIAEEISRVLEDEGLEVDLKNAKKLKKHDIAPYELVVVGSGIKMGKWTKDSLKFLKDNKTGLKDKKVALFVTCGAANDPETVAEGQEKYLDEVAEKYLINKPVSTGLYGSYYDPEANHGLLYKLTSKWIKDELKKQGKDIDKPYDYRNWDEIRAWARKLAEVAKK
- a CDS encoding flavodoxin domain-containing protein produces the protein MEINRLLKLTGLGAIIVILAIFGVMGFVMYDVMSYTATDSQNLSPTVPEVGKALVVYDPGISGQGKDAAEVISKDLQEKGYFVTLAGISSEKAKNTAGYNIIVVGGPIYAGNASKSVQSYLSTLKPDNGAKIAVFAVGEDADVLNNPEMLKKEVATLPKGSSLQIVAVTKFIQNEDFNKKSEGFINSILN